AAACTTACTACCGATAAGTCATCATCATGGAATGCATAGGGGGATGTACGTGATGGGACTCATTCTAACATTCTTTCTGAATTAGGGTACGAGGTTGTTATAGTCAAGTAGAGTTTAGTGGCTTAAAGGATGTGCCCATAGTTGGGGGAGTGTTCACACTAGAAAAATGAATGCCTTGAGAAACAAGTGGTCTGTTCACAAAGATAGTGGGACTCATTCTAACATTCTTTCTGAATTGGGGTACAAGGTTGTTACAGTCAAGTAGAGTTTAGTGGCTTAAAGGACGTGCCCATAGTTGGGGGAGTGTTCACACTAGAAAAATGAGTGCCTTGAGAAACAAGTGGTCTGTTCACAAAGATGGATGGGTAAGATCCTTTTGAAGGCGACGAGTAGTCTGTTCGCAAGGATGAATAACTTGGTGACCATAAACCTTTCGAAGGGGTCAGGAGGTTGAATGGAAGTAGGCTTTCCAAGATGTTGGTAATTCGATGACCACTCGGGTAATGAAAAGCGAAGAATTGCTTGTAGACACTTCTTAGACAGCTTACTATGTTACCACATCTCCAAAGTCGGAAGGgaataacaaatataaaactccaacatttgaaaataattctattttacaataataataaactaaaaaaataatataggaCACATataaaaacaacattaaaaaagtacaaagatatgttataattcatataaaaatgtCGACAAATGTACTTAAGCTTATTTTTGTACATTGATTTTCATTTAGATAGCCTTTATTCAAATGGAAATACTGATATTAAGAATCTTATTTAGTTATAGATTAAAGTTTAATGGCTTAATTGAATGTACAAAAAGTAGGAAGGTTTATCTAAATAAAGTGACAAAGTTTAAGGATTTATTTTGTATAGCAAATGTGAAAAGGTGAGGagtcaaaaatataattagtggGTGTCCACAAAGTGATTGACATGAATGGGGGCGGTCACGTCAAAGTCAAGTGGCATAATCGCAAATAAATCCAAACCCCAGTGGCTTTCCCTTAGCACCAATCGCTTATAAAGTTATAATCCTTAAACATGCCCTTATTTCCAGTTCCCTTCATCAacagaaaacccaaaaaacccGAAGCTCGAAAATGGGAAGCTCTAGATTCTCGTTCAGTTTCCTCGCGATTTGCGCAATCCTGGCCATCCACGTGGCGGCTTCCGCTTCGTCTCCCATGCTCGATTTTGGCGGCGACCATTTCCTCCCGATTAAATCGGAGTGCGGTGGATCCATCGCGGAATGCCTGATGCTCAGCGGGGAAGATTCCTCGGAGTTCGACGGCGAGTTCGCCATGGACTCCGAGATCAACAGGCGCATTTTAGCGACGAGGCGTTACATTAGCTACGGTGCGCTGAGGAGAAACACGGTGCCATGTTCGCGACGCGGTGCGTCGTATTATAACTGCCGGCCGGGAGCTCAAGCAAATCCTTACTCACGCGGGTGCAGTAGAATTACACGCTGTCGGcgttagatttatttatttatttatttttatgcccttttattataaaaataaaataaacttgttGCTCCTCtagtctaattttgaaaatgtaatattttcttctatttcttcCTATACTCGATTCATAAATTATTGTGTGTATTGCAGATGgattgttgtttttaatttcttcttcttctttcaaattttatgaaatatacgCATATAAGATAATTGAGTGGAATAAAGATAATTGAATGAATTCTATAGGGATTGTGTTTGTGTtgctaataaaataatttatttgatttttgggttTATCAGATTTTGAGGTTGTGCCATTGTGGTACAAGTTGTTTGGTGAGACAAAGCATAACTTGATTTGTacagtttatattttatatttatttttggccattccccccccccccctgaAGATTTCAGCTATATTATTGAGGAAATGTCGGCTACCTTTTCTTTTCAAGGCTATGaagtatgatttttttttttatttatatacatattttttaagttCACTTATAGTTGAAAGTTGTAAAAAAGAAGTCTGTATAAAAAAGATTGACCCAGCAATTGCGGCAAGTGAGGAGGGCGGTTCATGTGCGAAGTGCAAATTCAAAGCAACCCATTTACATAGAATCTAATTCTTTTTCCAAAGTGATAGGCCAAAACAAAGCAAAGAGAAATGCAATCCAACTGTATTTGGCATCTTACACCTGTATTTTGCTACACATTAAATTCACATTACACAAACTTAACACCTATGTCCAatacattcaaacataattattggcattaattttgaaacaattaatgaactaaatatatatatacccacATCCGACACTAATTTTGAGCCCCGGGGTCCAGATAACATAGCACCTCAAATGTCTTGTCACATAATAGTATAAGAAAAGGAAGCCAAAACAGAAAGCTATCCACAAAGTTTAACATCAAGAATTAGGACCACTTATGCACGACTTCATTTCTTAATGCTTAGATATTATGAACAAAATCAAATACAACATGAATCAAATTATTTAGTGACTAGCATGACCTAAAAGATAATGAGATTCCTCAAGCATAAACTTCCCTACCAAACTAGtattttctatatataaatcaattccTCTTCAGGTGTTTGTTACTTAAACAGCTAATCacaatcatattatatatattgtaaagaaGTCTAATCATGAACTTAAACTACTAGTGTGAAGAATGATTAGAGAGGGTTAACCATATATAATAGATAATTGAAATTAGAAGAGGCGGTCACAAATATAAGTTATCTGTGTCTGTTTGTTACTGGTTTTCCATGAAAGAAAAGCTAGGGAACAAAAGGAATACAGAGTCTATTAATACCATGCTGTAAACGCCAAATTCACACTGTTATGGTTCTTTGGGCGAATTGGAATCGTCCTTCGGCAAGGACGGAACCGAAAGAGAAGGAGGCTTATCTGCATCCATCTCTGCTTTGAGATCATTGATGGCTTGTTCTAGCTCATCTATCCTGCAGCCCCTCTCATCAAGTGCGTTTAAGTCAAGGAAATCAAGAACATGcttataagttttattttctttggaaCATGAATATACATCGAATTAAGGTTAAACTGCTTCACTTTAGCTTTAGTAGCACCTAAAGAACAAGGTTGAGTGAAATGAAAGGAAATTTGGCAACTCACCCATGGCTACTTTCCccattgaaataaaaaaccaaaGTAAAAACAGACTAAAACCTCGGTGTAAGCAAGTAAAAAAGCTTTCACATTTTGCTTATTGCAAAAGTGAAATTCTTAAAAACCTCCACCAAACAACCACAAGATCAACAAAACAGAACTTCCCTGATGCTTTATAGAAACTAATCATGCAACTCATCCCCTCGTTTAGAAACAACTAGATAATATGAAAAGGATATTCTTCTTAATGATGGAGTCAGACATTGTTTGGAACCTTTGTTGCTGTTATATGTAATGGAAGGGTGGTATTAGCTAAAtctgtttaaaatttattgttctGAAATTCCTTATAGAATACCAAAACAGTTCAAAATAAGAACCCACGATCTGTTGAAGTAGAGTCTGGACCTGCATAACAATGTAATTAAAATCAGTAAAATCAGGATCAAAATTGGCTAAATCATAGAACCATAACGTCGCAATATCTATATAACTAAACATAAGAAAATCCCCATGCTTTTCCGCTATCTCGGAATATCATACAATGGTCCAAAGCAAACAAATCAATTTGAGTGCAAAACTCAGAATACACCctaaaaaagaataatatttgtCTGCTCTAAACAACCATGAAGAGAAGGAAATACTCTTAAGTTTATTTGCGATACATATAAGTGCCGGGGAACTTGAAAAGTAACTTACAAAAGCTGCCATTGTTTCATTCTCCAGTTTCTTATCTACAGAATCATCCCCATTCTGCAgaatataagataaaataaaaactatacaaCACAGAATGCTATCAAAGGCATCAATGTCTGCTACCATATAAAATGACAGTTGATGAAGgaagaaaattttttctttgaagAACGTAAAATTCAAGCCTAAAATCAGTGAAATCAACCTATCTTACTCAGACTCAGGTGTGAGCATAGAATATGGTTATGCGTCTGACATGAATGTATTTGAAGAGTCCTTGAAGGGTCGTAAACCCATGGCTATGTCAGACACAAGAGACAGACATGagaatttcaataaaaataaaaaaagttggaGCCTCCTAAGTATCAACTCAATTAGACCCAACAAGCCCAATCATACTAGTTTAACTTCAAATTAAATGTCACTGCAACATAAAACAACTAAACAATAACTATATTGAACAATTTGGTTTACATAAACAGATTATTGCATTCTAATAACATCAACAAGCCGCAGCTAAGAAACATATTGTGTAAATTGGTCAGTTTCCactgttttaaattttgaaactattacTCAAATTTACTTTGAAAGCATTTCTCAGCATTCAGAGATCACCAATCACGGCTCTATCTCACATTTCTTCTTTTAGAAAACAGATTATGACATTTCTCACTCCACTAACAAACCGAATACAAAAAACGTATCGTCAAAGGACGCAAAACTGATCAATTTCCATATAGGTAAacattttaatctaatatttacattaatttCTTAAGCATTTCTAAGTAACCAAACAAACTTCAGcactttcaaaattataatcaaagtaaaaggaaagaaaatcggAATATTGCTACCTTGTACAACAGAACAGATCAGATTCAATAACGGAAAATTTAAAGCCTAATCTAACAATTCTCGATAAATGATTaggaaattaatgaaaaaaatattacatcttaaataaaattaaagaaaataatttaattatggaaAATGAAATATACCATTTTCGTATATTTCAATGACCAAGAAACTTTTCGACGGCTGGCAGAGGCGATGAAGAGAAATGGCTAGCTGTTTGCCTGAGAGACAGAGTCTGTGAGGGAGGGGAGAAAGAACGAGAAGTGAAGCGTGAAGACGATGAAATTAGTGGCGCGGATTACAACAATGAGAACTGACGGTCCAAGGGCATTTTTGTAAAACGGAAAAATGCTTTTTTTGGACAAACTAAACCCAAGGTTACTAATCTATTAGGAAGTTTACACTttgatcaattaatttaaaaaagttacaaattaatCACTGGCCCATTAACTTGGTAACAAGATGTAGGACTAGTAAATTACAATCTAATTactcaactattagtaagtttattgTAATGACCTAATTTTAATCAATGTTGAAAATACAATTTTGGTATCAATTTAGTAAACCAAATTAGTGAAATTGAATGGAagaatttacatatttaatttgaaaatatattaatggaCAACCGAGTAGTTGAATCGACAAAGCGGTTAATTAtggtacaatgactaatttataaaagtgtaattgctattaaattttaatttataaaatgcaTGGGGCTTGATTAACAATTAACCAGGGGACCAAATggttatttaaccattaataatTCATGAGTCAGTGGATGAGAATAATTCACTCCATCCATTTCGCtaagtatattaaataatgattatggctatttatttagttaattaaataaggtTAGTCTactaattaagtttaattagtTCCTTAAtgtaagtataaataataagtgAGTATTCCTTTATCCTTATGTGTCGTCCATGCTACAagaaagaattcaattttaggTTTTTCTTCCTTAACATTCTATCATCAAATTGAACAAGTGAGGTTTTCTCTTCATGATTTTTGTAAATTCTTGGTCATCTAAGCTTAGTGTAGCATGCTCATGTGCTagattttcaaattgttaaatgtttatCAAGTTACAGTTAAAAAGTTTTGGTGAACTTAAGcttgattttaaaaagattttgaaGTATGAGTTTTGAGCAtgttaggattaaattaaaagtaatgaaaagttagattttattataaatCCAACTAAGCTATATGGATTTTTTATGACATTAGGGgactaaaattgaataaattgaatttttttaagaaattatgcTATAGATTAAAAGCACAAGGTCcctaatgaaaaaaaaatatgaattcgGTACTAAGTATTGAGAAATACGAGCATTTCAAATATTATGGCtgatagggactaaaatgaataatgtACAACTTATgttaaattgttgtgttttttATGTGATTAGGTGGAAACTAATCTGTTACTATAATCAAATTATCGTACGTAGCTAAAAATAATGTCGGAACGTCACGAGATAAAGGAAAGGTGAAGGCCGTAAACGAGTAACCTATCCCGGTTTATGCTTTTGTGTCTTTGAATTCAATATGTATATGGTTcattaaatataacttaattaaggTAACAACAATACTTGTCTGATGACTTGGTAAGTATTCATGTTatggttaaattgaatatatgtgatGTTTTGTTTAAATGGTATgtgaaaacataattttgaaataaaaatgataatgaacATGTAAGTGTCATGAATACATTATGCAATGAATGAGTGATATGTGAACATGTATATGGAATGAATGTGGTAAATGATTTATGAATGATGAGAATCGCCATATTAGTCGTACATGAAATGTGAAAGCATGATAATGTTAAGTAATGATATGTAATGATATGCAAATGGTTTTATTCATATGAACTTGCTGTGAAAAGGCTTATAATATGTGAATCGTGTACGTTGTGAAACATTGAATAGTTTATTAATGCTCTCGAATAGAGTcgggtatagttggcatgccatggGATTAATGCACGGAGTTTACTTCAGTTTATGTTGATGAAGCGAGAAGTGCACATTATACTTCAAACATACCAATGAGGTGCTAGGcacatttacatatattttttcaatttataccaATGAGGCGTGGAGAACAATATACTTCAGATGTATCGATGATGCACTAAGTGTCATTTATATTGGTGTGATGGTTGGATGATTTGTGTATCCGTCTTGAGTATGTGTCTGGTTAATAGggattatgaaacatataagTTGGTTAATGCCATTGAATATTAAATGATAGATGTTATTGTGAAAATTGTAAATGAATGTTACAGGATTGAAAGATAGTATGTGAGAGACCATGCAATACGATCATTACGAGCCTTGAAGGTCgatacaaatataaaaagaatcaaTGGATTCGAGtatgaaatgagaaaatgaaaTGGCTCACATGATATGTTTCAATTCATATGTGAATGAGATGGCATTATAGTTGAATTTAAATGTTGATATGTGTCATGAAAATAAGCATGAAAGCATGATACTAAAAACATGAGACAAGAAATGTAAATCTAGTTTAATCTATTATCGAATCTcatatatattgaatatgttAACTTGTTATATATGTGttctattattttcaaatcatgTTAGCACCACTGTGCTCTATTGCTCAGcatatggttttttttattttcgtacACAGGTAATGTTAGATCTTGAGGACACGAGAAGTATGATGTCATCTAGGACTCAATTCTCGACTCAACAAAGATTGTACAacttttgatatgttttgtaGCAAAGCGACATGTATTTAATGTCATAATTAGTCTTTGAacttattttgatgttttgggtACTTATCATGTTAAGGGTTTGTATATTTAATGTGATCATACATGTATAGTGTTGTGAATATGTGTTATAATTAGGGATATGTTGTTATGCATGCCTAATTTACCATGTTTATGTTATGTTTGAGACATTGCTTGTTTGTCGATAAAGTAAACTTGATGCATGATGTTAATAAGGTTGTGAATATGtttgtaaaaatgtgatttaaggtgttaaatatgtttgaaatggtgTTTAGAATTTGTTAAATGAGTTTTATAATGTTTGGATATGATTTGGTATTGCTTTGGATCAAACAAGATGAGTTTTAGGGTCATTTTTAGGTTCTAGCAAACTTCTATCAGTATAAATGGACAAATATATCGATACAAATAAGTCAGCATCCAAAAATGAACAGTAACAAGGACTTCTACCGATACAAGTATGTCAAAACAGGATCCCTCCACAGTTTTGACTTGTTTTGAACCCAGGAGACCTGAACTTGGTCCCAATAATCCCTAAACACCTAGATTTcgattaaaaatgttttaaaagtgTTTAATTTGACTCAAACTTAATTTAACCAATATGGATGTTTTGTAAATTATGCTAAAAGAAAGACATTGGGTTGATGTTGAATAGGAACTACttctatttgttttaattaatatccTTGAActtgttttaatgaaattatagtgtttgaatgcttgaacttgtctatatttgaaatgaatagtTTGTATAATATGACAAATATTTgatgtttgagttaaatttaaaagaaaagtcaATCTTAATTGCTTTGGTAACAAAAGTTGTGCTTCTCATTTGGACTTGATGATTGGGTCGGGTATAGGTGCTACATTTACTATTTggttactcaattttaaaaagttacaagtttttcATTGAACTATTAGTAACTTTACAAGTTTAAACTTTGGTTACTTAATCTTTGCACCATTACTCTCTAACGtgataattcaaaaaatatcaaCAAGTCAAGCCCCAAACCCTAGTAAAGTCGTTTTTAACCTCATGCCTCACATTTAACCCAATCAACTCAACAACCCTTCATTCTTAACCCATTCATCATTCCCCATTCAACTAAAACCATAACCCAATATAATCCAAAATCAAGCTATTCACATGCACTTACCTCATATTAGTAACCAAATATTATCACAACCAAAatcaaagcaaacaaaaatacaaagaaaaagggaagaatGTCTCTTCTTTCAGTAATCCCTAAACAAGACTTATAGAAGCAAAGGGACAGAATAATATTAGgaaaaaaacaatcaaaatatgaaaaaaaagggaCTCAAACGTACAATATTCAATCAAGAGTTAGTTAGAGAGTTCTAAGCGATGGCGACTCAATGCAAAAGGTCGGGGAGAAAGTCTCATTGAGAAAAGGAACATATTGGAGTTAGGAGACCATCTAAAGATGATGGATAGAGATCAAAGAGCTTTAGGTTTAAATCAACAAAGTTTcaaatggaaattaaaccataaaattgaaaaataagggaaaaaaagGTCTCGTTCAATGTGTTTATTGCCCAAGAAATAGGCTAGACGATAAAGAGATTATGGAAATACAAATATGAAGGAGATCCTTAAAACACTAAAACTTTCGAAAAGTTCAATGACcaacttgtaactttttgaaaattgagtaaCCGGAgtgtaaacttattaatagttgagtgaccttGTGTGTAGTTTATCTTATGATGAATAGTGAGTTACTAGCCATGTCAGACATCCGTTAACAACTTAACGACCCAATGAATTAAATGATAACTTTTGAATAGTGTAGTGACTAATTTGTAACTTCttaaagttgagtgacaaaAGTGTAAgtttactaatagttgagtgaccttgggtgtaatttactttttttctctttaggcttaattataacttaaaatgtattaaaaataaattaaatgataattttgggtcaattttgctattagtctctatattatgctaagttataaatttagtccatatacaTTTGGCCATTTTAGTTCacatactttttgaattttaaaattctaatcaCGTCTCAAATGATATTTTTCaagctattttaaaatcttatgtaGCAAACATATTATTACACATACAATGCTATGTtaacttgttattttcacaCAATACTTACAAAATGTCGCatcattttagttaataaatttaattgctaCAATTTGagtcaaaattgaaattcaaaattcaaaaagtacaagaattaaaattgattaaattgaagaCTAAATTCATAACTTATGGTGTGCTATGAGACTAATATCATAATTTgacataacaaatttaactattataatttatatcatgaataaaatttcaaaattttaaaaataaaaaactaaaattaaccaaaattaaaatcacaCCACTTAAACAATTTGACATTTTTCAGTTGAGAAAgttataaacaattaaaataattcatcgatcaaattgtaacttttttagttaagcgaccaaaacataaatttattcataGTTTATTGActaatggtgtaatttaccctttattttaCTTCAGACAAATTAGTTCGAGAAAGAATAGGGCAAAACGTAAATGGttaaattgacttaaaaaggaaagaaattaa
This genomic window from Gossypium raimondii isolate GPD5lz chromosome 10, ASM2569854v1, whole genome shotgun sequence contains:
- the LOC105776809 gene encoding heat shock factor-binding protein isoform X1; the encoded protein is MVADIDAFDSILCCIVFILSYILQNGDDSVDKKLENETMAAFVQTLLQQIQQRFQTMSDSIIKKIDERGCRIDELEQAINDLKAEMDADKPPSLSVPSLPKDDSNSPKEP
- the LOC105776809 gene encoding heat shock factor-binding protein isoform X2, with protein sequence MNGDDSVDKKLENETMAAFVQTLLQQIQQRFQTMSDSIIKKIDERGCRIDELEQAINDLKAEMDADKPPSLSVPSLPKDDSNSPKEP
- the LOC105776808 gene encoding protein RALF-like 33 — encoded protein: MGSSRFSFSFLAICAILAIHVAASASSPMLDFGGDHFLPIKSECGGSIAECLMLSGEDSSEFDGEFAMDSEINRRILATRRYISYGALRRNTVPCSRRGASYYNCRPGAQANPYSRGCSRITRCRR